A stretch of the Poseidonibacter antarcticus genome encodes the following:
- a CDS encoding HU family DNA-binding protein, protein MNKAEFIDTIATKAGLSKKDAKGAVDAVLETITETLVKRESVSFIGFGTFTTADRAARTAKVPGTDKTVDVPATTVGKFKVGKALKEAIAKK, encoded by the coding sequence ATGAACAAAGCTGAATTTATTGACACGATAGCTACAAAAGCTGGTTTATCTAAGAAAGATGCAAAAGGTGCAGTTGATGCTGTATTAGAAACAATTACTGAGACATTAGTAAAAAGAGAATCTGTAAGTTTTATTGGTTTTGGTACGTTTACAACTGCTGATAGAGCTGCAAGAACTGCTAAAGTTCCAGGAACTGATAAAACAGTTGATGTTCCAGCTACTACTGTTGGAAAATTCAAAGTTGGGAAAGCATTAAAAGAAGCTATTGCTAAAAAATAA
- a CDS encoding cytochrome-c peroxidase produces MIKFTLLLIFLSITAFSNTITPIPNHLKINKEKAQLGKLLFNDTRLSRNDTISCASCHFLKEGGDDNLKVSIGINGLKGELNAPTVLNSVFNFRQFWDGRAKTLQEQVLGPIENPVEMDNDFKILVPKLKQTEYKQLFLNIYKEGITKESISDAISEYEKTLITPNSPFDRYLRGDKNAITKIQKEGYELFKEKGCISCHHGINIGGNLYSKFGVMINPDIKNLGKFNLTKNENDKYSFKVPSLRNIEKTPPYFHDGRVSDLNEVVKLMTLYQLGRDISDAEVFKIVEFLKSLNGEIKVGKE; encoded by the coding sequence ATGATTAAATTTACTCTGCTATTAATATTTTTATCTATAACTGCTTTTTCTAATACCATAACTCCTATTCCCAACCATTTAAAAATTAATAAAGAAAAAGCCCAGTTAGGTAAATTATTATTCAATGATACAAGATTATCTAGAAATGATACTATTTCTTGTGCAAGTTGCCATTTTTTAAAAGAAGGTGGGGATGATAATTTAAAAGTATCTATAGGAATAAATGGATTAAAAGGTGAACTTAATGCACCAACTGTATTAAATTCTGTTTTTAATTTTAGACAATTTTGGGATGGACGAGCTAAAACACTACAAGAACAAGTCTTAGGGCCAATAGAAAATCCAGTGGAAATGGACAATGACTTTAAAATACTTGTTCCAAAATTAAAACAAACAGAATATAAGCAACTTTTTTTAAATATATATAAAGAAGGAATTACAAAAGAAAGTATTAGTGATGCAATAAGTGAATATGAAAAAACCTTAATTACACCTAATTCTCCTTTTGATAGATATTTAAGAGGTGATAAAAATGCTATTACTAAAATTCAAAAAGAAGGCTATGAATTATTTAAAGAAAAAGGTTGTATTTCTTGTCATCACGGTATAAATATCGGTGGTAACTTATATAGTAAATTTGGGGTTATGATAAATCCAGATATTAAGAATTTAGGAAAGTTTAATCTTACAAAGAATGAGAATGATAAATATTCCTTCAAAGTTCCTAGTTTAAGGAATATAGAAAAAACTCCACCTTATTTCCATGATGGAAGAGTAAGTGATTTAAATGAGGTAGTAAAATTAATGACTTTATATCAACTAGGAAGAGATATATCAGATGCTGAAGTTTTTAAAATAGTTGAATTCTTAAAATCATTAAATGGTGAGATTAAAGTAGGAAAAGAATAA
- a CDS encoding EAL domain-containing protein — MKFTKKSLFIYLLVFNLLILFGLFTYLFKIENHIKHYNTYKKNISNLILIEREFKHFFLLKDQFINFDTIVNETKEFESNLNALYSSNLEKDFGSDIIKELNLTKSTYEKKLLLIEDYKSIQASILNSLHYLLDLNKTIKNNKKYDIKLRNGVDDIIFLILHNYINISNDFQKVRKKIKSLEKENPLLDNNQIKYFFIHSNKMILLLEKSFKITRDSNKILLDKPLNEMNYNLDEIYNNYLKQQLIISFLFFISSILIMLCLVKIYLDTLKIKDELLAFKYAVEHSDNSVILTDSNRKILYVNEIFESTTGYLKNEILGKDPKVLSSGLSDKTIITDLNEKLKEGKKWKGELINKKKDGTIFYEKASIVPIFINKKLRNYLAIKLDITKYIKQREELKESSIVFENTEEGIVITDAKQNILLVNQAFQKISGYTKEELLGNKPSLLKSFKHDRFFYKKMWHNIKEKGYWKGKIYDQAKDGTIIPTWLNITAVKDKNNKIVKYISIHTNLQDIIDNQEKADYLAYHDSLTNLPNRIKLEEHLAHVLSVAKRNHLEMSILFLDLDRFKIINDTLGHQVGDILLQNVAKRIKKVLRDVDMVARMGGDEFIIVLETARDKKSAAYVCQKILDTIREPIKIAEHTLNISASIGIAMFPSSGNNITTLIKNADTAMYHAKKLGKNNYQYYNNELSINVHDQLKIEQALKLALLNNELYLNYQPQYTLKNRKIISFEALVRWNSKKIGSISPNVFIPVAEDTGMIIEIGEYIFEQACRDFIEFKKVNKQLQYIAINISSIQFRDKDFISKIKNILKKTNILSSQIEIEITERYIMEFNKLNITILEELKTLGFRMSIDDFGTGYSSMNYLSKLPIDTIKVDKSFVDDIPIDNNNMQISKAIIALSKSLGYKTVAEGIEKKEQEDYLLSLDCNIGQGYLFSKPLDFGNAIKFLKQK; from the coding sequence ATGAAATTTACAAAGAAAAGTTTATTCATTTATTTATTAGTTTTCAATTTACTAATATTATTTGGATTATTTACTTACCTTTTTAAAATAGAGAATCATATAAAACATTATAATACTTATAAAAAAAATATATCAAATTTAATATTAATTGAAAGAGAATTTAAGCATTTCTTTTTATTAAAAGATCAATTTATAAATTTTGATACTATTGTAAATGAAACTAAAGAATTTGAATCAAATTTAAACGCCTTATATTCAAGTAATTTAGAAAAAGATTTTGGTAGTGATATTATAAAAGAACTAAATTTAACAAAAAGTACTTACGAAAAAAAACTTTTACTTATTGAGGATTATAAATCAATCCAGGCATCAATTTTAAACTCTTTACACTATTTACTTGATTTAAATAAAACAATAAAAAACAATAAAAAATATGATATTAAACTTAGAAATGGAGTTGATGATATTATTTTTTTAATTCTTCATAATTATATTAATATATCAAATGATTTTCAAAAAGTAAGAAAAAAAATTAAATCATTAGAGAAAGAAAACCCACTATTAGATAACAATCAAATAAAATACTTTTTCATTCATTCAAATAAAATGATTTTATTATTAGAGAAGTCTTTTAAAATAACAAGAGATTCTAATAAAATATTATTAGATAAACCTTTAAATGAAATGAATTATAACCTTGATGAAATATATAATAATTACTTAAAACAACAATTGATTATTTCTTTTTTATTCTTTATTTCATCTATTTTAATTATGTTATGTTTAGTAAAAATATATTTGGATACATTAAAAATAAAAGATGAATTATTAGCATTTAAATATGCAGTTGAACATAGTGATAATTCTGTAATATTGACAGATTCAAATAGAAAAATTTTATATGTAAATGAAATTTTTGAATCAACTACAGGTTATTTAAAAAATGAAATTTTAGGCAAGGATCCAAAGGTTTTATCTTCAGGATTATCAGATAAAACTATTATTACAGATTTAAATGAAAAATTAAAAGAAGGTAAAAAATGGAAAGGTGAACTTATAAATAAAAAAAAGGACGGCACAATTTTTTATGAAAAAGCTTCAATTGTTCCTATATTTATAAATAAAAAACTACGAAATTATCTTGCTATTAAACTTGATATTACAAAATATATAAAACAGCGTGAAGAATTAAAAGAATCTTCAATTGTATTTGAAAATACTGAAGAAGGTATTGTAATAACAGATGCTAAACAAAATATCTTATTAGTAAATCAAGCCTTCCAAAAAATATCAGGATATACAAAAGAAGAATTATTAGGCAATAAACCATCATTATTAAAATCATTCAAACATGATAGATTCTTCTACAAAAAAATGTGGCATAATATAAAAGAAAAAGGTTATTGGAAAGGTAAAATTTATGATCAAGCCAAAGATGGAACCATAATTCCAACATGGTTAAATATTACAGCTGTAAAAGATAAAAATAATAAAATTGTAAAATATATTTCAATTCATACAAATTTACAAGATATTATAGATAATCAAGAAAAAGCAGATTATTTAGCATATCATGATAGTCTAACAAACTTACCTAATAGAATAAAACTTGAAGAACATTTAGCTCATGTTCTTTCAGTTGCAAAAAGAAATCACCTTGAAATGTCTATTTTATTCTTAGATCTTGATAGATTCAAAATTATCAATGACACCTTGGGACATCAAGTAGGAGATATACTCTTACAAAATGTAGCAAAAAGAATTAAAAAAGTATTAAGAGATGTTGATATGGTTGCTAGAATGGGTGGAGACGAATTTATTATTGTATTAGAAACAGCAAGAGATAAAAAATCAGCTGCTTATGTTTGTCAAAAAATACTTGATACAATAAGAGAACCTATTAAAATTGCTGAACATACTTTAAATATAAGTGCAAGTATTGGTATTGCAATGTTCCCTTCAAGTGGTAATAATATTACTACATTGATTAAAAATGCTGATACAGCTATGTATCATGCGAAGAAACTAGGTAAAAATAATTACCAATACTATAATAATGAATTATCAATAAATGTACATGATCAATTAAAAATTGAACAAGCTTTAAAACTTGCACTTCTTAATAATGAATTATATTTAAATTATCAACCTCAATACACTTTAAAAAATAGAAAAATAATATCATTTGAAGCTTTAGTTAGATGGAATAGTAAAAAAATCGGATCTATTTCTCCAAATGTATTTATTCCTGTTGCAGAAGATACAGGAATGATTATAGAAATTGGTGAGTATATTTTCGAACAAGCTTGTAGAGATTTCATTGAATTTAAAAAAGTAAATAAACAACTTCAATATATTGCAATTAATATATCTAGTATTCAATTTAGAGACAAAGATTTTATATCTAAAATAAAAAATATACTAAAGAAAACAAATATATTATCTTCTCAAATAGAAATAGAAATTACTGAAAGATATATTATGGAATTTAATAAACTAAATATAACTATATTAGAAGAATTAAAAACATTAGGATTTAGAATGTCAATTGATGATTTTGGGACAGGTTATTCATCTATGAATTATCTAAGTAAATTACCTATTGATACTATTAAAGTAGATAAATCTTTTGTTGATGATATTCCAATAGATAATAATAATATGCAAATTTCTAAAGCGATTATTGCCTTATCAAAAAGTTTAGGATATAAAACTGTTGCAGAAGGTATAGAAAAAAAAGAACAAGAAGACTATTTATTAAGCTTAGATTGTAATATTGGGCAAGGATATTTATTCTCAAAACCTCTTGATTTTGGAAATGCTATAAAATTTTTAAAACAAAAATAA
- the hrpB gene encoding ATP-dependent helicase HrpB — protein sequence MKKLPINDVIPKIQETLKNTNKLILEAPAGAGKSTMVPISLLDELWLKDKIIIMLEPRRVAARAVAFQMAKLLGQKIGQTVGYQVKMDSCFSKDTKILVVTEGILTRKLQSDQALENVAMIIFDEFHERSIHTDLSLALSLQSQELLRDDLKILLMSATLNSSKIASLLGDVEVIKSKGRMFDIEDIYLKEDIKHPTQEALNDILLSLILKSIKEDEGDILVFLAGMKEIRNISEKLNYKLSNTNIEILPLHSNLTKEEQDKAINKSINRKVILSTNIAQTSLTIEGIKVVIDSGLEKQIRFNPSNDMNHLEYTFISKQSAIQRAGRAGRLSSGKCYKLWHKNRILKESSKPEILRADLSSFLLDVTLWGVEDLSELKLLDIPSDEIIDSSKQLLKDIDMLDAKGNITRYGKQSLSLGIHPRFANMIFKANDLGFAKDACLLASLLLENDIFKNSFSSCDLYERYLILKEKSFNNEFINKYRAKQVLDQSTYLYNKLERTIDITKIAKNNIKLEKEMLGVLLLYAYPNRLAKLREKNDNKYKLSNEKGALLNNKDMLFNSEYLVVPRINAKELNSHIIHACSISLEYIKKYFSSYLRQIDLVTYKKERNSLDIKTATYFFKLELYSNPNLKIKKEKYPLLLIDLIKKEGLELLSWSKKAQDLISKVCFINYHIKNEEQKNTVDIKLPDFTQNGLLKDIKNIEPFLQNITSVKQLKNVDTYSYLTSLIPWNDLQTIEKLLPNSIKVPSGSNIKIDYSDIKIPILKVKIQEIFGLKQTPKILNNTLALQIHLLSPAQRPIQITYDLESFWKNSYVEVRKELRGKYKKHYWPENPYKAIATNKLKRNM from the coding sequence ATGAAAAAATTACCAATAAATGATGTAATTCCTAAAATTCAAGAAACACTTAAAAATACTAATAAATTAATTTTAGAAGCCCCAGCTGGTGCTGGTAAAAGTACAATGGTTCCAATCTCTTTATTAGATGAATTATGGTTAAAAGATAAAATAATCATAATGCTAGAACCAAGAAGAGTAGCAGCAAGAGCTGTAGCTTTTCAAATGGCAAAACTTCTAGGTCAAAAAATTGGGCAAACAGTTGGTTATCAAGTAAAAATGGATTCTTGTTTCTCAAAAGATACAAAAATATTAGTAGTGACAGAGGGAATACTAACAAGAAAATTACAAAGTGATCAAGCCTTAGAAAATGTTGCAATGATTATATTTGATGAATTTCATGAAAGAAGTATTCATACTGATTTATCTCTTGCTTTATCTTTACAATCTCAAGAGTTACTAAGAGATGATTTGAAAATTCTTTTAATGTCTGCAACACTAAACTCCTCAAAAATTGCATCTTTACTTGGAGATGTTGAAGTTATAAAAAGTAAAGGAAGAATGTTTGATATTGAAGATATTTATTTAAAAGAAGATATTAAACATCCAACACAAGAAGCATTAAATGATATATTATTAAGTCTAATTTTAAAATCAATAAAGGAAGATGAGGGTGATATTTTAGTTTTTTTAGCTGGAATGAAAGAAATCAGGAATATAAGCGAAAAATTAAATTATAAATTATCAAATACTAATATCGAAATATTACCTTTACATTCAAATCTAACAAAAGAAGAACAAGACAAAGCTATAAATAAGTCTATAAATAGAAAAGTAATTCTTTCAACGAATATTGCCCAAACTTCACTTACTATTGAAGGTATAAAAGTTGTAATTGATTCTGGCTTAGAAAAACAAATAAGATTTAATCCTTCAAATGATATGAATCATTTAGAATACACATTTATCTCAAAGCAATCGGCAATACAAAGAGCAGGGCGAGCTGGAAGATTAAGTAGTGGAAAGTGTTATAAGTTATGGCATAAAAATAGAATATTAAAAGAGTCTTCAAAACCTGAGATTTTAAGAGCTGATTTATCTTCATTTTTACTTGATGTTACACTTTGGGGAGTTGAAGATTTAAGTGAATTAAAATTATTAGATATTCCAAGTGATGAAATAATTGATTCTTCTAAACAACTTTTAAAAGATATTGATATGTTAGATGCAAAAGGAAATATTACAAGATATGGAAAGCAATCTTTATCCTTGGGAATTCATCCACGATTTGCAAATATGATATTTAAAGCAAATGATTTGGGTTTTGCAAAAGATGCTTGTTTATTAGCTTCTTTGTTACTTGAAAATGACATTTTTAAAAATAGCTTTTCTTCTTGTGATTTATATGAAAGATATTTAATCTTAAAAGAAAAAAGTTTTAATAATGAGTTTATTAATAAATATAGAGCAAAACAAGTATTAGACCAAAGTACATATCTTTATAATAAACTTGAAAGAACAATAGACATTACTAAAATTGCGAAAAATAATATAAAATTAGAAAAAGAAATGTTAGGCGTACTTTTATTATATGCATATCCAAATAGATTGGCAAAACTTCGTGAGAAAAATGATAATAAATATAAACTAAGTAATGAAAAAGGTGCACTACTAAATAATAAAGATATGCTTTTTAATAGTGAATATTTAGTAGTTCCAAGAATAAATGCAAAAGAGTTAAACTCTCATATAATTCACGCTTGTTCTATTTCTTTAGAGTATATAAAAAAGTATTTCTCTTCATATTTAAGACAAATTGATTTGGTAACTTATAAAAAAGAAAGAAATAGCTTAGATATAAAAACTGCTACTTATTTTTTCAAACTTGAACTATATTCAAATCCAAATTTAAAAATAAAAAAAGAGAAATATCCATTATTATTGATAGATTTGATTAAAAAAGAGGGATTAGAACTATTATCTTGGAGTAAAAAAGCGCAAGATTTAATATCAAAAGTATGTTTTATAAATTATCATATTAAAAATGAAGAACAAAAGAATACTGTAGATATAAAACTACCTGATTTTACACAAAATGGTTTATTAAAAGATATTAAAAATATTGAACCTTTTTTACAAAATATAACTTCAGTAAAACAGCTAAAAAATGTAGATACTTACTCTTATTTAACATCTTTAATACCTTGGAATGACTTGCAAACTATAGAAAAACTACTTCCAAATAGTATAAAAGTTCCAAGTGGTTCAAATATAAAAATTGATTATTCTGATATTAAAATACCTATTTTAAAAGTGAAAATTCAAGAAATATTTGGATTAAAACAAACACCTAAAATTTTAAATAATACTTTGGCTTTACAAATACATCTTTTAAGTCCAGCACAAAGACCTATTCAAATAACATATGATTTAGAAAGCTTTTGGAAAAACTCTTATGTTGAGGTTAGAAAAGAGTTAAGAGGGAAATATAAAAAACATTATTGGCCCGAAAATCCTTATAAAGCAATTGCTACAAATAAACTTAAAAGAAATATGTAA
- a CDS encoding Na/Pi cotransporter family protein, with amino-acid sequence MLRKILYPLILCILAYILYINNDAKVIITGIAIFLIGMIFMEDGFKLFSGGILEKILSKATNNIPKAIFTGFLSTSIIQSSSLISVIIISFLSAGLISLSGAIGVIFGSNIGSTTTAWIVSSFGMEIKIAAFAFPMIIFGVIFKFSENKVYKGLGNVLLGLGFVFLGISYMKDGFDTLKDGIDLSQFAMKGSLGILVYILIGIIATVVIQSSAATMALIITALMTNQILYINALELAIGANIGTTVTAVVAAISSNANGKRLAVAHFIFNIITAIIAIVFLYQLANMVDFLASKIAISEDNYAMKLALFHTVFNVIGVLVVAPFTYKLETFLQTLFKDEKTSILKPLYLDDVVITMPDAALEAIKNETIHLYDNSVEVISHALYLHRHNYLGSHDISSVVKNSNTQIHIDINDFYTNKIKSLYGDIIHFSILAQENMDENYKNKIYSYKLASKDIVEAIKDIRDLHKNISIYLKSENIYIKDEYNNLRINIAKTINIINDLRNNKDDVEVLSNLEVLKEDIKKLDDLRNNRIDTFIRENKISTTMATSLINDSAYAHNISKKLIEVAKILWIEDKQIQELGEEL; translated from the coding sequence ATGTTAAGAAAAATCTTATACCCCTTGATCTTATGTATATTAGCTTACATACTTTATATAAATAATGATGCTAAAGTTATAATAACAGGAATTGCTATTTTTCTAATTGGAATGATATTTATGGAAGATGGTTTTAAACTTTTTAGTGGTGGAATATTGGAAAAAATATTATCTAAAGCTACGAATAATATTCCAAAAGCAATATTTACAGGTTTTCTTTCAACTTCAATTATTCAAAGTTCTTCTTTAATTTCGGTAATAATAATATCTTTTTTAAGTGCTGGACTTATTTCTTTAAGTGGTGCAATTGGAGTTATTTTTGGCTCAAATATTGGATCTACTACAACTGCTTGGATTGTATCAAGTTTTGGAATGGAAATAAAAATAGCAGCTTTTGCTTTTCCTATGATTATATTTGGAGTGATTTTTAAATTTTCAGAAAATAAAGTTTATAAAGGTTTGGGTAATGTACTTTTAGGTTTAGGTTTTGTTTTTTTAGGAATTTCTTATATGAAAGATGGTTTTGATACTTTAAAAGATGGTATTGATTTATCACAATTTGCAATGAAGGGTAGCTTAGGAATATTAGTTTATATTTTAATTGGAATTATTGCTACTGTTGTTATTCAATCTAGTGCTGCAACAATGGCACTTATTATAACAGCTTTAATGACAAATCAAATTTTATATATAAATGCATTGGAGCTTGCAATTGGTGCAAATATTGGTACTACTGTAACCGCCGTTGTTGCTGCAATTTCTTCAAATGCAAATGGTAAAAGGCTAGCTGTTGCACATTTTATATTTAATATTATAACCGCAATAATTGCAATTGTTTTCTTATATCAACTAGCTAATATGGTTGATTTTTTAGCAAGTAAAATTGCAATATCAGAAGATAATTATGCAATGAAATTAGCACTATTTCATACAGTATTTAATGTTATTGGGGTTTTAGTTGTTGCTCCTTTTACTTATAAACTAGAAACATTTTTACAAACACTTTTTAAAGATGAAAAAACATCTATACTAAAACCTTTATATCTAGATGATGTTGTAATTACAATGCCAGATGCTGCTCTAGAGGCTATTAAAAATGAAACAATACATTTATATGATAATTCGGTTGAAGTGATTTCTCATGCATTATATCTTCATAGACACAATTATTTAGGTAGTCATGATATTTCTTCTGTAGTAAAAAACTCAAATACTCAGATACATATTGATATTAATGATTTTTACACTAATAAAATAAAATCTTTATACGGAGATATAATACATTTTTCAATTTTAGCTCAAGAGAATATGGATGAAAATTATAAAAATAAAATTTATTCTTATAAACTAGCTTCAAAAGATATTGTAGAAGCAATTAAAGATATTAGGGACTTACATAAGAATATTTCAATATATTTAAAATCAGAAAATATATATATAAAAGATGAGTATAACAATTTAAGAATTAATATTGCAAAAACTATTAATATAATTAATGATTTAAGAAATAATAAAGATGATGTAGAAGTTTTATCAAATTTGGAAGTTTTAAAAGAAGACATAAAGAAATTGGATGATTTACGTAATAATAGGATAGATACTTTTATTAGAGAAAATAAAATAAGTACAACAATGGCAACATCTTTAATAAATGATTCTGCATATGCACATAATATTTCAAAAAAACTTATAGAAGTAGCAAAAATATTATGGATTGAAGATAAGCAAATACAAGAATTAGGAGAAGAGTTATGA